The proteins below are encoded in one region of Coffea arabica cultivar ET-39 chromosome 4c, Coffea Arabica ET-39 HiFi, whole genome shotgun sequence:
- the LOC113741407 gene encoding protein NODULATION SIGNALING PATHWAY 1-like, producing MTKYHHQQLLSHPSSSLSQPILDSSKMINEEPDPNPMSDHNILEWIEGSLPFLPPIFDDPYDSWWQLHVPAPDQEQINRCSTSFDSNVSTVTAATSATLPEPPAIPSDHPRPSDSSKKRKASDDHAPKTSQISRKSQNRRNNNEGDEGETIVEQGLVPARKSSGSKKAAAKSGGNTCNNKDGRWAEQLLNPCAAAITASNPSRVQHLLYVINELASLTGDANHRLAAHGLRALKHHLASPGSPVTSAGSTTFASTNPKFFTESLINFSDINPWFRIPNSIANSSILQILQEQNQPRNLHIVDVGVSHGIQWPTLLEELTRRSGGPPPLVRITLITRTNHEEQSRNTPFAASPSGYNCSSQLLGFAKKININLQINRLDNFPLQNLNSQVIKSSPDETLIICTQFRLHNLNHNNPDDRTYFLKVLRSMEPKGVVLTENNADCSCHNCVDFATGFSRRVEYLWRFLDSASVAYKGRESDERRMMEGEAAKALTNAGEMNERKEKWCERMASVGFSRQVFGEDAVDGARALLRKYDSNWEIRVEDRDGCVGLWWKGQPVSFCSLWKIAPDTK from the coding sequence ATGACCAAGTACCATCATCAACAATTACTCTCCCACCCTTCCTCCTCTCTCTCCCAGCCCATCCTCGATTCCTCCAAGATGATAAACGAAGAACCAGACCCCAACCCCATGTCCGATCACAACATTTTGGAGTGGATAGAGGGCTCCTTGCCTTTCCTCCCTCCAATCTTCGATGATCCTTATGATTCCTGGTGGCAGCTTCATGTTCCAGCTCCGGACCAGGAACAGATTAACCGCTGCTCGACTTCTTTCGACAGCAACGTCTCCACTGTTACCGCCGCGACGAGCGCTACCCTCCCTGAACCTCCTGCCATTCCCTCCGACCATCCACGGCCGTCGGATTCTTCCAAGAAACGGAAAGCGTCCGACGACCATGCTCCCAAGACATCCCAAATCTCCCGAAAGAGTCAGAATCGTCGGAACAACAACGAGGGTGATGAGGGGGAAACGATTGTGGAACAAGGCCTCGTTCCAGCCAGGAAGTCTTCTGGGAGTAAAAAGGCCGCAGCCAAGTCCGGAGGCAATACCTGTAACAACAAAGACGGTAGGTGGGCAGAGCAGCTGCTCAACCCTTGTGCGGCTGCCATTACAGCCTCAAATCCAAGCCGGGTTCAACACCTCTTGTACGTCATCAACGAGCTCGCCTCCTTAACCGGTGATGCCAACCACCGGTTAGCTGCTCATGGGCTCCGGGCGCTGAAGCATCACCTGGCTTCCCCTGGCTCACCGGTCACTTCAGCCGGAAGTACTACTTTCGCTTCTACCAACCCAAAGTTCTTTACTGAGTCTCTTATCAATTTTAGCGACATCAATCCCTGGTTCCGCATCCCCAACAGCATAGCCAACTCCTCCATCCTGCAAATTCTCCAGGAACAGAATCAACCTCGAAATCTTCACATTGTCGACGTTGGAGTCTCTCATGGCATTCAGTGGCCAACTCTCCTCGAAGAATTGACGCGTCGATCAGGTGGACCGCCTCCTTTGGTTCGTATTACGTTAATCACTCGAACCAATCACGAAGAACAATCACGGAACACGCCATTCGCCGCAAGCCCTTCGGGATACAATTGCTCCTCACAACTCCTGGGTTTTGCTAAAAAAATAAACATCAATCTTCAGATCAACAGACTCGACAACTTCCCGTTGCAGAATCTCAATTCTCAGGTCATAAAGTCGTCCCCAGATGAGACCTTGATCATTTGCACCCAGTTTAGGCTCCATAATCTCAACCACAACAACCCAGATGACAGAACGTACTTCTTGAAAGTATTGAGGAGTATGGAACCTAAAGGAGTAGTTCTTACTGAGAATAACGCGGACTGCAGCTGTCACAACTGCGTAGACTTTGCAACAGGGTTCTCTAGAAGAGTGGAGTACTTGTGGAGATTCCTGGACTCGGCAAGCGTTGCATATAAAGGACGTGAGAGCGACGAAAGAAGGATGATGGAAGGAGAGGCTGCGAAGGCTTTGACGAATGCAGGAGAGATGAACGAGAGGAAGGAGAAATGGTGTGAGAGAATGGCCAGTGTTGGTTTCAGCAGGCAGGTGTTTGGAGAGGACGCAGTTGACGGCGCTCGGGCATTATTGAGGA